The Mytilus trossulus isolate FHL-02 chromosome 13, PNRI_Mtr1.1.1.hap1, whole genome shotgun sequence genome has a segment encoding these proteins:
- the LOC134695290 gene encoding uncharacterized protein LOC134695290, whose amino-acid sequence MDWAMKFLPLSFREKQSDWYAQKGINWHVCVCIFKDDESNLKHRTYTHIFDQVKQDWFAVVSVLEHTLRTVKKQLPCITTAYLRSDNAGCYHCGNTLLSLDGISERTGITIKRYDFSEAQDGKSYCDAKIAHLRCKIRQYVSSGNNVKTAGDMKNAIDSLGGVMGCQSSHVQINSQVAGEANKIKNTWKGISKISNIELREKQIIAFKAFGVGCGNVMSEEQLKKICPSQLSATEIVVISDFVVPKKEAGSITYKAHDLVTDTIAVELPVDSNHNETMQPLSNSIFTCIEPCCSRVFQTYSGLESHILLGNHQIKLKLLFTNIGGNSMS is encoded by the exons atggACTGGGCGATGAAATTCCTGCCCTTGTCATTTAGGGAAAAACAGTCTGACTGGTAtgcacaaaaaggcataaatTGGCATGTGTGTGTGTGCATTTTCAAAGATGATGAATCAAATTTGAAG CATAGGACGTATACCCATATCTTTGACCAGGTGAAGCAAGATTGGTTTGCTGTTGTGTCTGTGTTGGAACACACATTAAGAACAGTGAAGAAACAACTCCCCTGTATTACAACAGCTTACCTCAGAAGTGATAATGCAGGTTGTTATCATTGTGGAAACACATTGTTATCCCTTGATGGGATTTCAGAAAGAACTG GAATCACCATAAAAAGATATGACTTTAGTGAGGCGCAGGATGGTAAATCCTATTGTGATGCCAAGATTGCCCATCTAAGATGTAAGATTCGTCAATATGTTTCTTCTGGGAATAATGTTAAAACAGCAGGCGATATGAAGAACGCCATAGATTCTTTGGGTGGTGTAATGGGCTGTCAATCTTCACACGTCCAGATAAATTCCCAAGTAGCTGGAGAAGCCAATAAGATCAAGAATACATGGAAAGGAATATCAAAGATCTCAAATATAGAGTTACG agAAAAGCAGATCATTGCATTTAAAGCTTTTGGAGTTGGTTGTGGGAATGTGATGTCAGAAGAGCAATTGAAAAAGATCTGTCCTTCCCAACTGTCTGCAACAGAAATCGTTGTCATTTCTGACTTTGTTGTACCAAAAAAGGAAGCAGGCAGCATTACTTACAAAGCCCATGATTTGGTTACTGATACTATTGCTGTGGAATTACCTGTTGACAGCAACCACAATGAGACCATGCAACCATTATCGAATAGTATATTCACATGTATAGAACCTTGTTGCTCAAGAGTGTTCCAGACTTACTCTGGTCTTGAGTCCCACATACTACTGGGAAACcaccaaattaagttaaaactACTATTTACGAACATTGGGGGGAATTctatgtcatag
- the LOC134695291 gene encoding uncharacterized protein LOC134695291, whose amino-acid sequence MADDTLRCGISAFRTDECGCYYLFPHEHDAIKIKCCVKDVTSHLKSVGVATGGSYRHFSLGESMTEGQLILYRVGLYDDRLYRDVTVCPHHRYKLGIYFKQNKTCSHPSHSGNGKAYRGITVQESRDVLQSFGVLLPVGTGLCRSCSKKVAPSRIEDTKDLDTTEKEKTETSSCLSIMNIDGESSAKTDTQPSTADTDFLIFNQDDDDSIAKTETQPSTAETDSMTFSQDLSQTSSWSTDEKKGDILLDDVNTALSLLSNGKMSPLKYQVRTDIASLHPSSKRMLKRKATTAIEALMDCLAPGQASELTELIKMEKQHSPVPDLTTTIVKLYENTNDCNMKKQMLSMLAKDYTKKQLQEMIPGLTVYGIDQARLHASVHGEGSQVPKQMKQNRQRLPQWKVAHALDFFFNPLFHQVSSYGTKEMKLNTGEKILIPEVVRTVCHANLVHMYQAFCKEADVDPLSRSSLFEILRVCPASKRTSLRGLDNIATDGSTAFDTLDEVKKQLKLYLTDTEVHNDLEKTEQDLHLFKLYIKTDFKLHTSLADQCPDHCIMFALSDPKDQTLQNKYTHSHNMVCDRCELFSRSIINLKRITSEEKGKFYLTVLQIFQWNLSLNFFRILK is encoded by the exons ATGGCAGACGACACACTCAGATGTGGAATTTCAGCCTTTCGAACTGATGAGTGTGgatgttattatttatttccaCATGAACATGATGCAATCAAAATTAAGTGTTGTGTTAAGGACGTGACTAGTCACCTCAAGAGTGTTGGGGTTGCAACAGGAGGCTCTTACCGGCATTTTAGTTTGGGTGAATCTATGACAGAAGGTCAACTTATTTTGTATAGAGTCGGCCTATATGATGATCGTTTGTACAGGGATGTTACAGTGTGTCCACATCACCGTTATAAACTGGGAatatactttaaacaaaataaaacatgcagTCACCCATCTCATTCTGGTAATGGTAAAGCATACAGAGGAATAACAGTTCAAGAAAGTCGGGATGTTTTGCAATCTTTTGGTGTCCTTCTTCCAGTAGGTACAG GATTATGCAGAAGTTGCAGCAAAAAAGTAGCTCCTTCAAGAATTGAGGATACAAAAg ATTTGGACACAACAGAGAAAGAAAAGACAGAAACATCTAGCTGTTTAAGCATAATGAATATT GATGGTGAATCTTCTGCAAAGACAGATACACAACCCAGTACAGCTGATACTGATTTCCTGATATTCAATCAAGAT GATGATGACTCCATTGCAAAGACAGAAACACAGCCCAGTACAGCCGAAACTGACTCCATGACCTTCAGTCAAGAT TTATCTCAAACTTCTAGCTGGAGTACAGATGAAAAGAAAGGGGACATTCTTCTAGATGATGTCAACACTGCCCTGTCGTTATTGTCTAATGGTAAGATGAGTCCATTGAAATATCAAGTCAGAACAGATATAGCTTCATTACATCCTTCATCAAAACGTATGCTTAAACGTAAAGCTACAACTGCCATTGAAGCATTGATGGATTGTTTAGCTCCAGGTCAAGCAAGTGAGCTAACCGAGTTGATAAAGATGGAGAAACAGCATTCACCAGTCCCTGATTTAACTACCACAATTGTAAAATTGTATGAGAATACCAATGATTGCAACATGAAAAAACAGATGTTGTCAATGTTGGCAAAAGATTACACCAAGAAACAACTACAGGAAATGATTCCAGGCTTGACTGTTTATGGTATAGACCAGGCACGTCTACATGCTTCAGTGCATGGAGAAg GTTCACAAGTTCCAAAACAAATGAAGCAAAACCGTCAAAGACTACCACAGTGGAAGGTTGCTCATGCTTTGGATTTCTTCTTCAATCCTCTATTTCATCAg GTCAGCTCATATGGAACCAAAGAGATGAAACTGAATACTGGAGAAAAGATTTTAATACCAGAAGTGGTTCGAACTGTTTGCCATGCCAACTTGGTCCACATGTACCAAGCCTTTTGTAAAGAAGCAGATGTTGATCCACTATCTAGATCgtctctttttgaaattttgagggTTTGTCCAGCTTCCAAAAGAACAAGTTTGAGAGGCCTAGATAATATTGCCACTGATGGATCCACAGCTTTTGACACTTTAGATGAAGTTAAAAAGCAGCTTAAACTTTACTTAACTGA cACTGAAGTACACAATGATTTAGAGAAGACTGAGCAAGATCTCCATTtatttaaactatatataaaaactgaCTTTAAACTGCATACATCATTAGCTGACCAGTGCCCTGACCACTGCATTATGTTCGCATTGTCTGATCCAAAAGATCAAAcacttcaaaataaatatacccACAGTCATAACATGGTTTGTGATAGATGTGAGCTGTTCTCCAGGTCTATAATCAATCTCAAAAGAATAACATCTGAAGAGAAAGGCAAGTTTTATCTTACTGTATTGCAG ATATTCCAGTGGAACTTAAGTCTGAACTTCTTCAGGATATTGAAGTAG